Proteins co-encoded in one Nicotiana sylvestris chromosome 7, ASM39365v2, whole genome shotgun sequence genomic window:
- the LOC104239118 gene encoding uncharacterized protein, translating to MDEKGDRIHASIGMPFIQRFNQQIKEMGLYIMKNFVVCPNNMKLKTKDHKFKLMFTHKTTVEEIHDPHFNMCIFKFKTYEQLSNPQEFDNTELFDVIGEIVSYEDLQSIKQDDSIRMFMNIEIQDYESNNISATLWGDFVEQIKLHLNGSNDKPIVIFMQLIRAHRYREQYSVRNTWHASKLWINSNLPQVVDFCSRMVSVRGESSQRITQISSHKTHSVVDELASGSVEVKTIEDLSDCKHPGYFWVVEIIVHIELDRGWCYLACKNCAKKQDKEGENFYCKKCEQLQPLTHRYMLQV from the exons ATGGATGAAAAG GGCGACCGCATTCACGCAAGTATTGGCATGCCTTTTATCCAAAGGTTCAATCAACAAATTAAGGAAATGGGTTTGTACATCATGAAGAATTTCGTAGTTTGTCCAAATAATATGAAACTGAAGACCAAAGATCACAAGTTTAAGTTAATGTTCACGCATAAGACCACTGTTGAGGAAATACATGATCCACATTTCAACATGTGCATCTTCAAATTTAAAACCTATGAGCAGCTGTCAAATCCTCAGGAATTTGACAATACTGAGCTATTCG ATGTTATTGGCGAAATTGTGAGCTATGAAGACTTACAATCTATCAAACAAGATGATAGCATCCGTATGTTCATGAACATTGAGATACAAGATTATGA GAGCAATAATATTTCTGCAACTCTTTGGGGAGACTTTGTCGAACAGATCAAGCTGCATTTGAATGGATCCAATGATAAGCCTATTGTCATCTTCATGCAATTGATTAGAGCACATCGATATCGAG AACAATATTCGGTGAGGAACACTTGGCACGCGTCGAAGCTTTGGATCAATTCAAATCTTCCTCAAGTTGTTGACTTTTGCTCCAG AATGGTTTCTGTGCGTGGAGAAAGCTCACAAAGAATTACTCAAATTTCATCTCACAAAACTCATTCTGTTGTTGATGAGCTAGCATCTGGAAGCGTTGAAGTTAAAACTATTGAGGATCTGAGTGACTGTAAGCAT CCAGGATATTTCTGGGTTGTAGAAATTATTGTACACATAGAATTAGACCGTGGATGGTGTTATTTAGCATGCAAAAATTGCGCAAAGAAACAAGACAAAGAGGGGGAAAATTTCTATTGTAAAAAATGCGAGCAACTTCAACCTCTCACTCATAG GTACATGCTACAAGTTTAG